One region of Miscanthus floridulus cultivar M001 chromosome 19, ASM1932011v1, whole genome shotgun sequence genomic DNA includes:
- the LOC136527292 gene encoding probable protein phosphatase 2C 36 isoform X1, giving the protein MLSLTSHEIKTCLKIALRCVEVDRVKRPTITDIVDELDKLDTEKRSLKDQVDIQPKEVFNQHMSSGASDAVSALTATDEYPSEFYETQDPGRQFGGALQRFLAWAGQLGSGQPYKPHEGRDGLLWWRDLAHCQDGDLSLAVVQANNELEDHCCVESVLPIGTVIGVFDGHGGPAAAQFTCGNLLPNLIEAASGPEGMTAGAIRKAFLATDQGFITLVSRQWQLKPVLATVGSCCLVGIVHLKTLLIANLGDSRAVLGKVTPDGNIAAEQLSREHNLREEDVRQELIAEHPDDPHIVVLRHGVWRVKGLIQVSRSIGDAYLKYPKYNRELLPSKFRLGEPFSRPLLSANPSITSHSLQPSDRFVIFASDGLWEHLSNQEAVKIVQRHQHAGSARRLIKAALQEAMAKRDMPYSDLIKIDKGVRRHFHDDITVIVLFVNHTPPEPLSIRYP; this is encoded by the exons ATGTTGTCTCTCACATCACATGAAATTAAGACATGCCTAAAAATAGCGTTAAGATGTGTGGAGGTTGACCGAGTGAAAAGGCCTACTATAACAGATATTGTTGATGAACTGGATAAGCTTGATACCGAGAAAAGGTCACTTAAGGACCAG GTTGACATACAACCCAAGGAAGTCTTCAACCAACACATGAGTTCAG GTGCTTCTGACGCAGTTTCTGCTTTGACTGCCACGGATGAATACCCATCTGAATTTTATGAAACTCAAGATCCTGGCCGGCAATTTGGTGGGGCACTCCAGAGGTTCTTAGCATGGGCTGGGCAACTGGGGTCCGGCCAACCTTACAAGCCACATGAGGGCCGTGATGGTCTCTTGTGGTGGCGTGATCTTGCACACTGCCAAGACGGAGATCTGTCACTAGCTGTCGTACAGGCTAACAATGAGCTCGAGGACCACTGCTGTGTCGAGTCGGTCCTGCCCATTGGCACCGTTATCGGTGTCTtcgatggccatggcggccctgcTGCTGCCCAATTCACCTGCGGCAACCTCCTACCCAACCTCATAG AGGCTGCATCTGGCCCAGAAGGTATGACAGCTGGTGCTATCAGGAAGGCATTTCTGGCCACAGACCAGGGATTCATCACACTCGTGTCACGCCAATGGCAACTTAAGCCAGTCCTCGCTACTGTGGGGTCATGCTGCCTGGTTGGCATCGTGCACCTGAAGACTCTCCTCATTGCTAACCTTGGGGATTCCCGAGCTGTTCTTGGGAAGGTCACCCCTGATGGGAATATTGCCGCGGAGCAGCTGTCCAGGGAGCACAATCTCCGCGAGGAAGATGTCAGGCAGGAGCTCATTGCTGAGCACCCAGATGATCCGCATATTGTTGTATTGAGGCATGGTGTCTGGCGAGTGAAAGGCCTCATACAG GTGTCAAGATCCATAGGTGATGCATACTTGAAATATCCGAAATATAACAGGGAACTGCTCCCTTCAAAGTTCAGACTTGGAGAACCATTCAGCAGACCTTTGTTGAGTGCCAACCCATCGATTACATCACACAGTCTTCAACCAAGCGACCGCTTCGTAATATTTGCCTCAGACGGTTTGTGGGAACACTTGAGTAACCAGGAAGCCGTCAAGATTGTTCAAAGACATCAACATGCC GGAAGTGCAAGAAGACTCATTAAAGCAGCTCTCCAGGAAGCAATGGCGAAACGTGACATGCCATACTCCGACTTGATCAAGATCGATAAGGGGGTTCGCAGGCATTTCCATGACGATATCACAGTCATCGTCTTATTTGTAAACCATACACCTCCAGAACCTCTTTCCATAAGATATCCCTAA
- the LOC136527292 gene encoding probable protein phosphatase 2C 36 isoform X2, whose translation MSSGASDAVSALTATDEYPSEFYETQDPGRQFGGALQRFLAWAGQLGSGQPYKPHEGRDGLLWWRDLAHCQDGDLSLAVVQANNELEDHCCVESVLPIGTVIGVFDGHGGPAAAQFTCGNLLPNLIEAASGPEGMTAGAIRKAFLATDQGFITLVSRQWQLKPVLATVGSCCLVGIVHLKTLLIANLGDSRAVLGKVTPDGNIAAEQLSREHNLREEDVRQELIAEHPDDPHIVVLRHGVWRVKGLIQVSRSIGDAYLKYPKYNRELLPSKFRLGEPFSRPLLSANPSITSHSLQPSDRFVIFASDGLWEHLSNQEAVKIVQRHQHAGSARRLIKAALQEAMAKRDMPYSDLIKIDKGVRRHFHDDITVIVLFVNHTPPEPLSIRYP comes from the exons ATGAGTTCAG GTGCTTCTGACGCAGTTTCTGCTTTGACTGCCACGGATGAATACCCATCTGAATTTTATGAAACTCAAGATCCTGGCCGGCAATTTGGTGGGGCACTCCAGAGGTTCTTAGCATGGGCTGGGCAACTGGGGTCCGGCCAACCTTACAAGCCACATGAGGGCCGTGATGGTCTCTTGTGGTGGCGTGATCTTGCACACTGCCAAGACGGAGATCTGTCACTAGCTGTCGTACAGGCTAACAATGAGCTCGAGGACCACTGCTGTGTCGAGTCGGTCCTGCCCATTGGCACCGTTATCGGTGTCTtcgatggccatggcggccctgcTGCTGCCCAATTCACCTGCGGCAACCTCCTACCCAACCTCATAG AGGCTGCATCTGGCCCAGAAGGTATGACAGCTGGTGCTATCAGGAAGGCATTTCTGGCCACAGACCAGGGATTCATCACACTCGTGTCACGCCAATGGCAACTTAAGCCAGTCCTCGCTACTGTGGGGTCATGCTGCCTGGTTGGCATCGTGCACCTGAAGACTCTCCTCATTGCTAACCTTGGGGATTCCCGAGCTGTTCTTGGGAAGGTCACCCCTGATGGGAATATTGCCGCGGAGCAGCTGTCCAGGGAGCACAATCTCCGCGAGGAAGATGTCAGGCAGGAGCTCATTGCTGAGCACCCAGATGATCCGCATATTGTTGTATTGAGGCATGGTGTCTGGCGAGTGAAAGGCCTCATACAG GTGTCAAGATCCATAGGTGATGCATACTTGAAATATCCGAAATATAACAGGGAACTGCTCCCTTCAAAGTTCAGACTTGGAGAACCATTCAGCAGACCTTTGTTGAGTGCCAACCCATCGATTACATCACACAGTCTTCAACCAAGCGACCGCTTCGTAATATTTGCCTCAGACGGTTTGTGGGAACACTTGAGTAACCAGGAAGCCGTCAAGATTGTTCAAAGACATCAACATGCC GGAAGTGCAAGAAGACTCATTAAAGCAGCTCTCCAGGAAGCAATGGCGAAACGTGACATGCCATACTCCGACTTGATCAAGATCGATAAGGGGGTTCGCAGGCATTTCCATGACGATATCACAGTCATCGTCTTATTTGTAAACCATACACCTCCAGAACCTCTTTCCATAAGATATCCCTAA
- the LOC136527294 gene encoding jasmonate-induced oxygenase 4-like, which translates to MVHQAQGQMVQEVAASAGGLPTLPTRYVLREKDRPSPAGGVAAPELAFPTVDVQRLADPGDLEEADKLRSALQSWGLFKVTGHGMPVALLDGVRDAGVEFFHLPLEEKLRHANRDDAGEFQPEGYGIDRVDTDEQVLDWCDRLYLTVQPEEERRTQFWPARPPSLGRLLHEYALGSEKVAKRVLMAMGRLLGFGEEFFLDHVGEKGGTYARFTYYPPCPCPDLVYGLKPHTDNSVVTVLLLDPNVGGLQVLLREGAGGEGDGRWVDVPVLARDELLLVVGEEMEIMSNAVFRAPTHRVVTSGRERMTLVLFYQPEPHKDLQPAEELVGEDRPAMYRKLKAKTFGDGFWDAFALGERTIDFLNIKVDDRVESGSMPEAAAA; encoded by the exons ATGGTGCATCAAGCTCAGGGACAGATGGTGCAGGAGGTGGCCGCCTCCGCCGGCGGCCTCCCCACGCTGCCGACCCGGTACGTGCTGAGGGAGAAGGACCGCCCAAGCCCAGCCGGTGGCGTCGCGGCGCCCGAGCTGGCTTTCCCCACCGTGGACGTGCAGCGTCTTGCCGACCCCGGCGACCTCGAGGAGGCCGACAAGCTCCGGTCGGCGCTCCAGTCTTGGGGTCTCTTCAAG GTGACTGGCCACGGCATGCCGGTGGCGCTGCTGGACGGCGTCCGGGACGCCGGGGTGGAGTTCTTCCACCTGCCCTTGGAGGAGAAGCTGAGGCACGCGAACCGGGACGACGCCGGCGAGTTCCAGCCCGAGGGGTACGGCATCGACCGCGTGGACACGGACGAGCAGGTGCTGGACTGGTGCGATCGCCTGTACCTCACGGTGCAGCCGGAGGAGGAGCGGCGGACGCAGTTCTGGCCGGCGCGGCCGCCGTCGCTCGGGAGGCTCCTGCACGAGTACGCCCTGGGCAGCGAGAAGGTGGCGAAGCGCGTGCTCATGGCCATGGGACGGCTGCTGGGGTTCGGCGAGGAGTTCTTCCTGGACCACGTCGGCGAGAAGGGCGGCACGTACGCGCGGTTCACCTACTACCCGCCCTGCCCGTGCCCAGACCTCGTGTACGGGCTCAAGCCCCACACCGACAACTCCGTCGTCACCGTGCTCCTCCTCGACCCAAACGTCGGCGGCCTCCAGGTGCTGCTCAGGGAGGGCGCCGGCGGCGAAGGCGACGGGCGGTGGGTGGACGTGCCCGTGCTCGCCCGCGACGAGCTGCTGCTGGTCGTCGGCGAGGAGATGGAGATCATGAGCAACGCGGTGTTCAGGGCGCCCACGCACCGCGTGGTGACGAGCGGAAGGGAGAGGATGACGCTCGTGCTCTTCTACCAGCCGGAGCCGCACAAGGACCTGCAGCCCGCGGAGGAGCTGGTGGGCGAGGACCGCCCCGCGATGTACAGGAAGCTCAAGGCCAAGACCTTCGGCGACGGCTTCTGGGACGCGTTCGCGCTCGGCGAGCGCACCATCGACTTCCTCAACATCAAGGTCGACGACAGGGTGGAGTCAGGGAGCAtgccggaggcggcggcggcgtaa